One window of Pyrus communis chromosome 12, drPyrComm1.1, whole genome shotgun sequence genomic DNA carries:
- the LOC137710917 gene encoding ubiquitin-conjugating enzyme E2-23 kDa-like, with protein sequence MSSPSKRREMDLMKLMMSDYKVEMINDGMQEFYVDFKGPKESPYQEGVWRIRVELPDAYPYKSPSIGFVNKIYHPNVDEMSGSVCLDVINQTWSPMFDLVNVFEVFLPQLLLYPNPSDPLNGEAAALMMRNRTAYDQRVKEYCEKYAKAEDVGGAPEEQSSDEELSEDEYDSGDDAVAGQADP encoded by the exons ATGTCTTCCCCAAGCAAACGCCGTGAGATGGATTTGATGAAACT GATGATGAGTGATTACAAGGTGGAGATGATCAATGACGGCATGCAAGAGTTTTATGTGGATTTCAAAGGCCCCAAAGAGA GTCCGTATCAAGAAGGTGTCTGGAGGATAAGGGTGGAGTTACCGGATGCTTATCCTTACAAATCTCCATCTATCGGCTTTGTCAACAAAATTTACCACCCAAATgttgatgaaat GTCAGGATCAGTTTGTTTAGATGTTATCAACCAAACTTGGAGCCCCATGTTTG ACCTGGTTAATGTATTTGAAGTGTTTCTGCCTCAACTTCTTTTATATCCCAACCCATCGGATCCATTGAATGGAGAAGCTGCTGCTTTGATGATGCGCAATCGCACTGCTTATGATCAAAGAGTAAAAG AGTATTGTGAGAAATATGCAAAGGCGGAAGACGTAGGGGGTGCCCCAGAGGAGCAATCAAGTGATGAGGAGCTGAGCGAAGATGAGTATGACTCCGGGGATGATGCAGTCGCAGGCCAAGCCGATCCATAG
- the LOC137711237 gene encoding uncharacterized protein: MDMGDDSSRFCSLPATTSRNMSTSSSAFFSANQSPFFSPRSPSCQLSESTRSDAPCDSMVLSTDPLSSSSGIPDLESLANIRYKLANLSPAPAASVSGDFEKFDRVSSSTAISNSILSSQSHARAYDYSGQKERQRKHGRNYGASYTTGPASMTSNRLRSCDIFIGLHGRKPSLLRFANWLRVELEVQGMSCFVSDRARCRNSRNHGIVERAMDVSSFGIVILTRKSFRNPYTIEELRFFASKKNLVPIFFDLSPGDCLVRDIVEKRGELWEKHGGELWILYGGLEKEWKEALHSLSRVDEWKLEAQDGNWRDCILRAVTLLAIRLGRRSVVDRLNKWREVVDKEEFPFPRNENFVGRKKELSELEFILFGDVSGDAERDYFELKARPRRKNLTIGWGRSSSFDERRRERKLESGSRKGKEPVVWKESEKEIELQSTENPQRQSKPKSGGRYSRRKRSMKVVYGKGIACVSGDSGIGKTELLLEFAYRHHQRYKMVLWIGGESRYIRQNYLNLWSFLEVDVGVENCFDKNRIKSFEEQEEAAIARVRRELMRNMPFLVVIDNLESEKDWWDHKLVMDLLPRFGGDTHIIISTCLPSLMNLEPLKLSFLSGAEAMSLMRGSVKEYTENEELDALRAIEEKVGRSTLGLSIVGAILSELPILPSKLLETTSRMPLKEFSWSCRETNSLRRHTFLLQLFEVCFSIFDHADGPRSLATRMVQASTWFAPASIPVSLLAQAAHKIPEKHQGTWLWRKLMNSLTCGFTSSYTKKSEAEATSLLLRFNIARSSTKQDHVHFHELIKLYARMRVVTGVAQAMVQAVITRGSISQHSEHIWAACFLIFGFGHDPAVVELKVSDLLYLVKEVVLPHAIRTFITFSRCNAALELLRLCTNALEAADQAFVTPVEKWLDKSLCWRPIQTNAQLNPYLWQELALSRATVLETRAKLMLRGGQFDIADDLIRKALFIRTSICGEDHQDTVAARETLGKITRLLANVRIHTSP; encoded by the coding sequence ATGGATATGGGAGATGATAGCTCCAGGTTCTGTTCCTTACCGGCTACCACTTCGAGGAATATGTCAACCTCATCTTCGGCATTCTTTTCAGCAAATCAGTCGCCTTTCTTTTCCCCAAGATCGCCATCTTGTCAACTATCCGAATCAACGAGGTCCGATGCTCCATGTGACAGCATGGTTTTAAGTACAGATCCCCTTAGTTCCAGCTCTGGAATTCCAGACCTTGAATCTCTAGCAAACATCAGATATAAATTGGCAAACTTATCACCGGCCCCAGCTGCATCAGTTTCAGGCGATTTTGAGAAGTTTGATCGCGTGTCTTCCTCAACAGCCATTTCTAACAGTATTCTATCTAGTCAGAGCCATGCCCGGGCATATGATTATTCTGGGCAAAAAGAGAGGCAGAGAAAGCATGGGAGAAACTATGGAGCCTCGTATACAACAGGTCCAGCTTCAATGACATCTAATAGACTGAGGAGCTGTGATATTTTCATAGGTTTGCATGGCCGTAAACCTTCTTTGCTGAGGTTTGCTAATTGGCTCCGAGTTGAGTTGGAAGTTCAGGGGATGAGTTGCTTTGTATCTGATAGAGCTCGATGTAGGAACTCCCGCAACCATGGAATTGTTGAGAGGGCCATGGATGTTTCTTCTTTTGGGATTGTCATCTTAACAAGGAAGTCATTCCGAAATCCATACACCATCGAGGAACTGCGATTTTTCGCTAGCAAGAAGAACTTGGTCCCAATATTCTTTGATTTGAGTCCAGGTGATTGCCTTGTCAGGGATATCGTTGAGAAGAGAGGAGAGCTGTGGGAAAAACATGGGGGAGAATTATGGATTTTGTATGGAGGGCTTGAGAAGGAGTGGAAAGAAGCTCTTCATAGCCTCTCTCGGGTGGATGAGTGGAAATTGGAGGCTCAGGATGGTAACTGGAGAGATTGTATATTAAGGGCTGTCACATTATTAGCAATTAGATTAGGGAGGAGAAGTGTTGTAGATCGGTTAAACAAGTGGAGAGAGGTGGTGGATAAAGAGGAGTTCCCTTTCCCTCGAAATGAGAACTTTGTTGGCAGGAAAAAGGAACTGTCTGAGCTGGAATTCATACTTTTTGGTGATGTCAGTGGAGATGCAGAAAGAGATTATTTTGAGCTTAAGGCTAGGCCTAGACGAAAGAACTTGACAATTGGGTGGGGTAGGAGCAGTTCATTTGATGAAAGGCGAAGGGAACGAAAACTGGAGAGTGGAAGCAGAAAGGGAAAAGAACCAGTTGTGTGGAAGGAATCAGAGAAAGAGATTGAGTTGCAAAGCACAGAAAATCCTCAGAGACAATCAAAGCCAAAAAGTGGTGGAAGATATTCAAGGAGGAAAAGATCAATGAAGGTTGTGTATGGAAAGGGGATTGCTTGTGTGTCTGGGGACTCGGGAATTGGCAAGACggaacttcttcttgaatttgcttACAGACATCACCAGAGGTACAAGATGGTTTTATGGATAGGAGGGGAGAGTAGGTATATTAGGCAAAACTATTTGAATCTCTGGTCGTTTCTAGAAGTTGATGTAGGGGTTGAAAATTGCTTTGACAAAAACAGAATCAAAAGCTTTGAAGAACAGGAAGAGGCAGCCATAGCTAGAGTACGCAGAGAACTCATGAGAAACATGCCATTTTTGGTAGTGATTGACAACTTAGAAAGTGAAAAGGATTGGTGGGACCATAAACTTGTAATGGATCTTCTTCCCCGTTTTGGCGGTGATACACACATAATAATATCCACATGCCTTCCTTCTTTGATGAATTTGGAGCCTTTGAAACTCTCATTCTTATCCGGGGCTGAGGCAATGTCGCTTATGCGGGGTAGTGTAAAAGAATACACAGAAAATGAAGAATTGGATGCTTTACGCGCTATTGAGGAGAAAGTGGGACGCTCAACCTTGGGACTTTCTATTGTAGGTGCAATATTGTCCGAGCTGCCCATACTTCCAAGTAAGCTGTTGGAGACAACTAGTAGAATGCCCTTAAAAGAATTTTCATGGAGTTGCAGGGAGACTAATTCGTTGAGGCGGCATACTTTCCTTCTGCAACTCTTCGAGGTGTGTTTCTCAATTTTTGATCATGCAGATGGACCAAGGAGCTTGGCAACGAGAATGGTCCAGGCAAGTACTTGGTTTGCACCTGCCTCAATTCCAGTTTCTTTGTTGGCCCAAGCTGCTCACAAAATACCAGAAAAGCATCAAGGGACGTGGTTATGGAGAAAGCTGATGAATTCTCTAACTTGTGGCTTTACTTCATCATACACCAAAAAATCAGAAGCAGAAGCGACTTCCCTGTTGTTAAGGTTTAACATTGCTAGAAGCAGCACCAAGCAAGACCATGTTCATTTCCATGAACTCATCAAGCTTTATGCTCGCATGAGAGTAGTCACCGGAGTTGCACAAGCGATGGTTCAAGCTGTCATCACTCGTGGATCGATATCTCAACACTCGGAACATATCTGGGCAGCCTGTTTCTTGATATTTGGATTCGGGCATGACCCTGCAGTCGTTGAACTTAAGGTGTCGGACCTGCTGTACCTTGTCAAGGAAGTGGTGTTGCCTCATGCAATCCGGACCTTCATAACATTCTCTCGTTGCAATGCTGCCCTAGAACTCCTCCGCCTATGCACCAACGCCCTGGAAGCAGCAGACCAAGCGTTCGTAACCCCAGTCGAGAAGTGGCTCGATAAATCTCTTTGTTGGAGGCCGATCCAGACTAATGCTCAGCTGAATCCTTACCTTTGGCAGGAGCTCGCGCTATCAAGAGCCACAGTGCTAGAAACTAGGGCAAAGCTGATGCTAAGAGGGGGACAATTCGACATAGCAGATGATCTAATTAGGAAGGCGCTTTTTATCAGAACTTCAATTTGTGGCGAAGATCACCAAGACACCGTAGCTGCTCGTGAAACTCTTGGCAAAATCACCAGGCTTCTTGCAAATGTTCGTATTCATACTTCACCATAG